From the genome of Flavobacterium ovatum, one region includes:
- a CDS encoding helix-hairpin-helix domain-containing protein — translation MKDLKSYFLFSKEQRNGIFVLVLLIVLIQTIWFFYEKTEFEMIHSDAEKQWLAIQPEIDRLKMVSSGYKYELKPFNPNFITDYKGYKLGMSVPEIDRLLAFRKTNQYVNSVQDFQKITQVSDSLLATISPYFKFPDWVTNKKEFKGYVQYEKESFAKSDKITITDVNTASQEDFMKINGIGAGYSDRIIKFRESLGGFVSMQQMDDVWGLPPEVITKLNSNFKIGVISQIMKLDINNASLKEIAQFPYFRYALAKEIVMCRSMNGDFKNATDLTKIKGLSIEKANIIALYLTF, via the coding sequence ATGAAAGATTTAAAATCCTACTTTTTGTTTTCCAAAGAACAAAGGAACGGGATTTTTGTTTTGGTATTACTGATTGTTTTGATTCAAACCATTTGGTTTTTCTATGAGAAAACTGAGTTTGAAATGATTCATTCGGATGCTGAAAAACAGTGGTTAGCTATTCAACCCGAAATAGATCGATTAAAAATGGTTTCATCCGGATACAAATATGAGTTAAAACCATTTAATCCAAATTTTATAACCGATTATAAAGGGTATAAATTAGGTATGTCAGTTCCTGAAATTGATCGACTTTTAGCTTTTAGAAAAACCAATCAATACGTAAATTCAGTACAAGATTTTCAAAAAATAACTCAGGTTTCGGATTCTTTATTGGCTACTATTTCTCCTTATTTTAAATTTCCAGACTGGGTTACGAATAAAAAGGAATTCAAAGGATATGTACAGTATGAAAAGGAATCGTTTGCCAAAAGTGATAAAATCACAATAACGGATGTGAATACGGCTTCACAAGAAGATTTTATGAAAATCAACGGCATTGGAGCAGGTTATTCGGATCGAATTATAAAATTTAGAGAAAGTTTAGGTGGCTTTGTTTCGATGCAACAAATGGATGATGTGTGGGGGTTACCACCTGAAGTAATTACTAAGTTGAATTCAAATTTTAAAATTGGAGTAATTTCTCAAATTATGAAATTAGATATAAACAATGCTTCTTTGAAAGAAATAGCACAATTCCCTTATTTTAGATATGCTTTAGCTAAAGAAATAGTGATGTGTAGAAGCATGAATGGTGATTTTAAAAACGCAACTGATTTAACAAAAATTAAAGGCTTGTCTATTGAAAAAGCTAATATTATAGCCTTATATTTGACCTTTTAA